The Thermomicrobiales bacterium genome contains the following window.
TATCGCGGGTTTCCGCTGGGCACTCCAGCGCGATTACACGCACATCTTCGAGATGGACGCCGACTTCTCGCACCACCCCGCAACGTTGCCGCGTATGCTGCAGGCCAGTCGCCACGCCGATCTCGTCCTGGGCTCGCGCTATGTGCCGGGCGGTCGCACAGTGAACTGGTCGCCGGTTCGCAAAGCCATCTCGCGTGGTGGCTCGCTGTACGCCCGCAGCGTGCTCAGCCTGCCGATTCGCGACCTTACGGGCGGCTTCAAGTGCTTCCGCCGCCACGTGCTGGAATCGATCGACTTTGACAGCGTCAACTCGACCGGTTATGCCTTCCAGATCGAGCTCACCTATCGCGCGGCGCTGTCGGGTTTCCGACTCGTCGAGATCCCGATCACCTTCGCCGAACGCCTGCACGGATCATCAAAGATGAGCCCAACGATTTTCTTCGAAGCCATGTACCGGGTGTTGCAGTTGAGCCTGAGTTCACACCACCTCGGCACATCACGTGACACGACGATCAGCGTTCCTGCAGACTGAGGGCCGCACACAAGGTCTCTCTCCTGCGTTGCACTGCATCCAATGCAGCCGCGCCCCCCGCACTCGTGGCACGATTCAGATAGCAAGAGGGCCGCACACGCGGCATCCCCGAGCACGATCGAGAACGGAGCCACCAACTGAAAATCACGTTCTTCGTCAATAGCATTATCGGTTATGTCGATAATCCGGCGGCGCTCTATACGCGCGCGCTCGCCAACAGTCTCGCGATACTCGGCAACGACATTCGCGTCGTCGAGCCGCGCCAGAGTGAGCCGCTGGCGCGCACGCTTCGCACCGTCGGATCTGGCGCGTCCCGCCATGTCTACGAGCGCTTCCCCCTCGTGCAGTACAGCACCTACGAGCCACGCTCGGGCGCGCAATTGCTGGAGTGGATGACGCGTGAGATCTCGCTGATCGATCTCGCAGTCGTCGTGCAGGGTGCCGACGCCGAGCTTACGCGCTGGGCCGCCAACATCACCCGCGAGGGTCTGTCGCGTGCCTACCTGGCCTGGCAGCCGGACGAGCTTACCGAAGCTCTCGCCAGCGAGCTTGAGATCGACAAGTTCGATTTCGTTTGCGGCCCTGCCCCGGTGACTGATCTACCGTGGGTTGAGGTGCAACGCGCGCTGGCCGAGCAGGATATCGACGGTGCAATCGAACTGGCACATGCAGGAGTCGCCGCAACCGACCGTGGCAACACCATAGACGCGGCTGCCGCGTTCGTCCGATCACTGGAAGACGCTATCGTCTGAGGCGCGCTTAGTCGGGCTTCGTTGCGAGCCAGGTTTCGAATTGCTCGCTGACCTGCTCTTGGTGCTTGAACCACCAGTCGAAGTTCACGATGAATTGCAGTGCGCGATTCTCTGGATAGGATGGCGCCTGGCGCGCGACATCGGCGTCCATAAGATCGAATGCATGCACGTTGACCGGACCAAACGGTGCCAGCGACGCGAACGCGGCGCAGACTTCTGGTCGTGTTGCGAAGTTGATGAAGTCCATTGCGACATCGCGGTTCTGGCTGCCCTTCGGGATGACCCAGGCGTCTCCGGACAGCGCGCCGCCGTTCCACTGAATCTGCACCGGCACGCCATCCTGCCGCACCCGCTCGATGCGCGAGTGCCAGGCCGCAACCATGTCGATGTCGCCCGAGTTCAGCAGTTGCGCTGGTTGCGCGCCCTGCTCCCACCACAAGGTGATGGAGTCGCGAATCCGATCCAGCGAAGCGAATGCGCGATCGACATCAATCGGATACAGATCACTGAGCGAAACCCCATCGGCGATCAGCGCAAATTCCAGCGTCGTCTGTGCCTGACGATGCAGACCACGCGTTCCCTGCCAGCGCTCCAGGTTCCAGAAATCTTCCCAGCCACTCGGGGGCGCTGCGTCGGGCCAACGATCGCTCGAATAGGCGAGGATCGTTGAGTAGTATGCCGAGCCGATGGCATGGTCGAATCTGATGCCCTGATCAATCCCCATCGTCTGGATGACGTTGTAGTCGAGCTCTTCGAGCATGCCGAGATTGGCGAGCGGCAGCACGTCCTCTAGCAGCACGTCGCAGACATCCCACGACACGTCGCCAGAGCCTACCTGATTCTTCAGTGCGTCGATGTCCGATTCGGCCACCGTCACCCGCGCGCCGGTCAGACGCTGAAATGGCTCGACGATCGCACGCTGCTGAGCGTCCTGATACTCGCCGCCCCAGCTCGTCACCGTTATCTCGCGCCCGGCCCAGATGGTCGGATTGTCGTAGCCCTCGACCGACGTGATCAGGCCCTCAACTGATACTTCGGTGGGTGTCGCCGTCGGTGTCTCGCCAACCGCCGTAGGTGATGCCTCTCCGCGGCAAGCGGCAAGCAGGCCGGCCCCCGTCAGGAGGCCGGCCGCACGCAGGATGGCTCGTCGGGAGTGTCGCCGACGGAGTGACGATTGCCATCCACCCCGGGGCGTCACCCGCCCTCTTCCTCGTGGTCTGGAGGCTGCTGGGCGTCGTCGCCGCCACCCAGACGGCCGCGAATCGAGCCGACAGTTCGCGCGACAATGTTGCCGAGCTCGACCGCCTCGCGATTCACGAATTCACGCCAGTACGAGTTCATCTGCCCCATCTGGCGGAACTTGCGATAGCGCTCGGACGCGAGCTTCCGCCCACTCGTGCCCTGTATTTCGGCCAGCGCCGCTACGAGCGCATCTCGCACCAGCGCCGCCGCGAGATCGGGATCGGTGTGCGCCCCGCCGGTTGGCTCGCGAATAAGGTCGTCTGCGACGCCAAGGCGCTTGCAGTCGGCGGCGGTGATCTTCAGTCGCTCGGCCACCTCGGGTGCTCGGCTGACGTCGCGATACAGGATGGCCGCAGCCCCCTCCGGAGCAATGACCGAGTAGATCGCGCGTTCCTGCATCAGGACACGGTCCGCAACACCGAGCGCCAACGCGCCGCCGCTGCCGCCCTCGCCGATGATGACCGACACGATCGGCACCGGCAGCGCGCTCATCTCGGCCAGGCATTCGCTGAGCGCGGCTGCCAACCCGCGTTCCTCCGCCTCAATGCCCAGGAACGCGCCCGGAGTATCGACGAAGGTCACCAGCGGGCAACGCAGCCGCTCCGCCAACCGCATCATCCGCAGCGCCTTGCGGTAGCCCTCCGGCAGCGCCTGCCCACCGCGTCGCTCCGGCTCACCGTGTCCACGCTCCAGTCCGACGAGCACGACACCACGACCGGCGATCTCGCCAAGCCCGGCGACCACCGCGCCATCGTCACCATAGACACGATCGCCGTGCAGTTCCACGAACTGTGGACTGATGCGCTGGATGTAATCCAGCGTCGTCGGCCGATCCGCATGTCGAGCGACCTGCACAGCATCCCAGGCCGGCTGCTCATCCGAATCCGGCGGCTGCATTCGCGGAGTCGTGGATGACACGCGCGCGTCGGCGGCCAGCAACCGGAGCGTCATCGCCAGCGTGTTGCGCAGCCGTGGTCGCGCGACGATATCATCGACAAAGCCGCGATCGAACAGGAACTCGGCGCTATGCGAACGCCGCACGTCTTCGTCGGTGCCATCCTTCGATACACCCTTGATGACACGAGGTCCGGCAAATCCGATCAATGCCTCTGGTTCGGCGAAGATGATGTCTCCCTGCGAGGCGAACGACGCATAGCCGCCACCCGTCGTCGGGTTCGTCAGCACCGAGATGTACGGGATGTGAGCGTCGTGCGCGCGCCGCGCTGCCGCAGCGGTCTTTGCCATCTGCACCAGGCTCAGCATGCCTTCCTGCATGCGTGCGCCACCACTCGCAGTCACCGTCACGATCGGAACCTTGCGCTCGATCGCAAGCTCAAACGCCTGCGCGACCTTCTCGCCAACGACGGAGCCCATGCTGCCGCCGAGGAATCCGAAATCGAGAATGGCGATGACAACTTCGCGGCCCTGAATCGTCCCGCGTCCCGTCACGACCGCTTCAGACAATCCGGTCTTTTCCCGAGCACGCTGGACCCGGTCGCTGTAGGGCTCCAAATCAGCGAATCCCAGAGGATCAACCGACAGGAGTCGGGTGTTGGTTTCCTCGAATGTGCCGCTGTCGAGCAGGGTCTCAATGCGAAGCATCGCGGAAATCGGCGCGTGAAACCGGCAGGTCGGGCAAACGCGATAGCGCTGCCACTGGTCTGCGTTGCCGACGGTCGCACCGCAGCGCGGACATTGCTCAACCACAGTCTCTTCAACTCTGGCTACTGGATCGGATGCCACACTCATTCACTCACCTCATGTAACTGGCTCGCCGCTTGCGCCGATCTTATCAAAGAAGCAGGCGCTCTAATCGCAGGATGGGCATGCCCCAATCCACCGAATGCAACTCGGATACCAGCAGAGGCAGCGAGGTGCTACAGCAACCCTCGAAGCTTGCGAACACGCGCAATATCAACCGGATTTGCGACGACGCCGTCCGTCTTCAACCACGACCCGACGATGACGCCCTCGGCCGGCGGCACGTAGTCTGAAACGTTGCCGGCTGTAATGCCCGACCCCACGTAAACGGGCACGCCGGATGCGTCGGCCGCCTCCCGGACATCGTCTGGACTAGCCACAGCACCGGTAGCACTGCCGGTCACGATAATGGCGTCCGCCAACCCGCGCTCAACGGCGTCGGAAACCGCATCGTGCATGCGCTGCGGTCCGAGCGCGACAGCATGCTTCACCAGCACGTCGGCATAGATCTTCACCGACTCAGCGCCGAGCGCGCGTCGCAGCCGCAAGGTCTCGGCCGCCTGTCCCTCAATCAACCCCTGATCGGTCAGCATCGCGCCGGTATGCACGTTGACTCGCACGAACGTCGCGCCAGAAGCAACCGCGATCGACAATGCTGCTGCAGCGTCGTTGCGCAGGACGTTCACACCCATCTCTACCGGGATGTCACGCCGCAGCTCACGACAGATCACAGCCATTGTGGCGACCGTTATCGGTGGAACGCTGCGCGCAAAGAACGGCGCGTCGTTAAAGTTCTCGACGATCACGCCGTCCGCACCGCCTTCAACCAGTGCAAGCGCATCGCGGCGGGCGAAGTCGATGCAGGTGTCGAGGTTGAGGCGGGATCGCGGACTGCCCGGCAGGGCCGGCAAGTGCACGACGCCGATCAGTTTTGGCATGCGTTATGTCGTACTCAAATAGCCGAGGACAAATGCCCATGCTGATACACAGAGCATGATCCCGGCAAAAAACAAGTAACCGCCGCGGTCTCGCCGAGCGCGCTTCGACTTGACGATCAGCTTCGTCCATATGAGCGTGAGTGCGGTGACCAGCGAGGCACCGGACAAACGGTGCGACCATCCGTGGCCCTTCTTCCGTCGATGTCGCCACCGGGTACAGGGCGTCTGGCCCGCAGGACGGGCGGGGAGTGTGCCGTGGATTCCGCAGAACCGCGCTTCAGCCTGGCAGAGCTTGAAGAATCAAGCGGACTAAATGAACGCACAATTCGATACTACATCGCACAGGGACTGATGCCTGCGGCGATGGGCCGCGGTCGGTCGCGCTATTACACGCCGGAGCATCTCCAGATCCTGATGCAGATCGCGACACTGCGTGAGCAACGCCTGAGCATCGACGAGATCCGCGAACGGCTTGAGCAACCTGCCGCCCCGCCGGAGCTGGATAGCGACCGCTGGCAACGGGTGCGACTGCGCCACGACCTGGAACTGCACATTCGCGAGGACGCACCGACCGGAGTCCGCGAGCTCGCCGCGCGCATCGCCGCGCTGAGCGCAAGCTGGTTCGGCGAGGACGACGAGCACGAGTAAGCCCGACGCACCCCGCGTACAATTCCCGCTGGTGCACAATCGCCTTTCGGTCTGGCAGGAATACGGTCGTGAGCGAATCCGAACACTATCTGGCACTTGCCCCCGTTGTCGATGTCTTCAACGCCGCCGGCTTCTACGCCTATCGGACGCTCGACGATCAGAATCGTTGGTCCGTCGCCATCGACATTGAGGAAGGGCATATCGACGTTCGCATCGGGCTCGACGGATTCGACCTGGATGTCTGGGCAACCTCTCCCGGCCTCTTCGTCGACGAAGAAGACCCTCGCCGGCAGCGCGCGCTGGAGCGTCTGGCTCGTATCTCCATCCCCGGCATCCGTCGCGGCTTCCTCGAAGAGAATCAGACGCTCGAATGGAGCGAACTGGAGCACGGACTCTCACTGCGTTCATCCTTCGGCGTCGCGTTTGCCGGAGCCGAACAGCTGCCCCGCCTTGCCATTGACCAACTCGGCGAGCTCAATCAGCACCTGCGCTTCATTGAGCGACGCATTGGCTAGTCGAACAAACGACGAGACGAGGATTGCGAACGTGACACCATCACTGGAGCAGTGGCAACGAGCGATTCGGATTGCCCAGCAGCTTGAGCATGCCGACGTTTGCCTGCGTGGCGGACAGGTGCTCAACGTCTTCACCGGCGAGCTGGAACGCGCCGACGTGGCGATTGCCGATGGACGGATCGTCGGTGTTGGCGATTACCCGGATGCCAACTCCAGCATTGACGTCCACGGCGCGGTCGTCGCCCCATCGTTCATCGATGGCCACATCCACACCGAGAGCTCGCTGCTCTGGATCACGCAATTCGCGCGAGCCGTCGTCCCGCACGGTACCGGCGCAATCGTCACCGACCCGCACGAGATCGTGAACGTCGCCGGGCTCGCCGGGTTCAACGCGCTCGTTGATGCATCGCGCAACTTGCCGATCGACATCCACTTCACCGTGCCGTCCTGCGTCCCGGCCAGTCCGCACGAGACATCCGGCGCGATCATGACCGCCGACCTGATCGCGAGCGCGCTAGAAAACGACGCCACCGTCGGACTCGGTGAGCTGATGAGCTTCCCCGGTGTGCTTGCGGGTGACGTCGAGATCCACGAGCGCTTACGGGTCTCGGACGGACGACTTCGCGACGGCCACGCGCCTGGCCTGCGCGGCCGTGATCTCGACGCCTACGCGCTCTCCGGCATCACCAGCGACCACGAGTCTGCCGAGCTTGAGGAGGGCCGCGAGAAGCTACGGCGCGGCATCTTCCTGATGCTCCGCGAAGGCTCCAGCGCACGTAACGCGCTCGATCTGCTGCCACTGGTCAATGACACCACCTGGCCGCGCTGCTGCTTCGCCAGCGACGACCGCGACTGCGCCATGCTCCTCGGTGACGGACACATGAACGCCACGCTGCGCAAGGTCGTCGCCGCCGGCCTCGACCCGATCCGGCGCCATCCAGATGTGCACCATCACAACCGCCGAATACTGGCGACTCGATCGCACCGGTGCTATCGCGCCCGGCTTACTGGGCGAATCTGGTGATCCTGAACAATCTCACCGACTTCGGCGTCGAGCGCGTCTATTACCGCGGCAAGCTGGTGGCCGACGCGGGTAACGCAGCATTCGAAGTCGAAACCAGCATCCCAGACGAGCTGCGCAACACCGTCCATCTGCCGCAACTTACCGTCGCGGATCTTTGGCTGCCAGCCTCATCGGCAACACATGCCGTCGGTGCGATCGACGGCCAGATCGTTACCGAACTGCTCGCAGTTGAGCCAACCGTTGTTGACGGCGAGGCGGCACGACATCGACCGCGACCTTCCTTTGAAGCTCGTCTGCGTCGAGCGCCACGGCAAGACGGGCGGAGTTGGCGTCGGGTATGTGCGTGGCTTCGGCCTCCGCTCCGGCGCACTGGCCTCGTCCATCGCCCACGACGCGCACAACATCGTCGCCATCGGCACGAACGACGCTGACATTCTCGCCGCGATTGCCGCCGTCGGCGAGGCACAAGGCGGGCTGGCTGTCGTGCACGACGGCGAGCTGATCGACCGACTGGCGTTGCCGGTCGCGGGAATCCTCAGCGATCAGCCTCTGGAGATCGCCGCTGAAATCTACGAGCGCCTGGAGCAGCGAGCATCGGGCGGACCTCGGCCTGACGCTGCACTCGCCCTTCGGTCTGCTGGCCTTCATGGCCCTGTCCGTCATCCCAGCCGCGCGTGTCACCGATCAGGGGTTCCTCGTCGTATGAGTGCTGAACCAGTAGCGGACGTGCCCGAAACCGAGCGGACTGCCGAAGTCGACCGCCTGCTCATTCAATCTATCGGGCGCTG
Protein-coding sequences here:
- a CDS encoding polyprenol monophosphomannose synthase — protein: MPNHLRHYRRIPNRRMTPGINPARPLVVMPTYNEVDNIREMLPQIMTHRQFEVLVVDDNSQDDTRNAVREAMQAYPGRIHMLERDDKLGLGTAYIAGFRWALQRDYTHIFEMDADFSHHPATLPRMLQASRHADLVLGSRYVPGGRTVNWSPVRKAISRGGSLYARSVLSLPIRDLTGGFKCFRRHVLESIDFDSVNSTGYAFQIELTYRAALSGFRLVEIPITFAERLHGSSKMSPTIFFEAMYRVLQLSLSSHHLGTSRDTTISVPAD
- a CDS encoding ABC transporter substrate-binding protein, with the protein product MTPRGGWQSSLRRRHSRRAILRAAGLLTGAGLLAACRGEASPTAVGETPTATPTEVSVEGLITSVEGYDNPTIWAGREITVTSWGGEYQDAQQRAIVEPFQRLTGARVTVAESDIDALKNQVGSGDVSWDVCDVLLEDVLPLANLGMLEELDYNVIQTMGIDQGIRFDHAIGSAYYSTILAYSSDRWPDAAPPSGWEDFWNLERWQGTRGLHRQAQTTLEFALIADGVSLSDLYPIDVDRAFASLDRIRDSITLWWEQGAQPAQLLNSGDIDMVAAWHSRIERVRQDGVPVQIQWNGGALSGDAWVIPKGSQNRDVAMDFINFATRPEVCAAFASLAPFGPVNVHAFDLMDADVARQAPSYPENRALQFIVNFDWWFKHQEQVSEQFETWLATKPD
- a CDS encoding BtpA/SgcQ family protein, whose amino-acid sequence is MPKLIGVVHLPALPGSPRSRLNLDTCIDFARRDALALVEGGADGVIVENFNDAPFFARSVPPITVATMAVICRELRRDIPVEMGVNVLRNDAAAALSIAVASGATFVRVNVHTGAMLTDQGLIEGQAAETLRLRRALGAESVKIYADVLVKHAVALGPQRMHDAVSDAVERGLADAIIVTGSATGAVASPDDVREAADASGVPVYVGSGITAGNVSDYVPPAEGVIVGSWLKTDGVVANPVDIARVRKLRGLL
- a CDS encoding MerR family transcriptional regulator produces the protein MDSAEPRFSLAELEESSGLNERTIRYYIAQGLMPAAMGRGRSRYYTPEHLQILMQIATLREQRLSIDEIRERLEQPAAPPELDSDRWQRVRLRHDLELHIREDAPTGVRELAARIAALSASWFGEDDEHE
- a CDS encoding amidohydrolase family protein translates to MTPSLEQWQRAIRIAQQLEHADVCLRGGQVLNVFTGELERADVAIADGRIVGVGDYPDANSSIDVHGAVVAPSFIDGHIHTESSLLWITQFARAVVPHGTGAIVTDPHEIVNVAGLAGFNALVDASRNLPIDIHFTVPSCVPASPHETSGAIMTADLIASALENDATVGLGELMSFPGVLAGDVEIHERLRVSDGRLRDGHAPGLRGRDLDAYALSGITSDHESAELEEGREKLRRGIFLMLREGSSARNALDLLPLVNDTTWPRCCFASDDRDCAMLLGDGHMNATLRKVVAAGLDPIRRHPDVHHHNRRILATRSHRCYRARLTGRIW